A genomic stretch from Desulfohalobium retbaense DSM 5692 includes:
- the truB gene encoding tRNA pseudouridine(55) synthase TruB, which yields MAKKKPAFPQQHGLLILNKPQGPTSYGCLDQIKRHLGQRKIGHAGTLDPMASGVLVVLLGQATKLASYISGGDKIYRGHLRIGLATDTYDIEGAVEHQFPWEHITPEDVGKTVAEWRDLLEQEVPAYSAAKHKGKPLYELKRTGQEVPVKTKPVEIFDAQVLDIALPDVQFRVSCSQGTYVRSLAHSLGKRLGCGATLTALVREFSHPFALEQAYSLEEVLGEPDSLAEKILPLDKCLPHWPSLPLDGSQAREVQNGTRLLVRDVTADFAVHPGDRAQFVDATGRLLALVEAKWEGPVLVWTILRGFQPPKKHDVAPERTNHE from the coding sequence ATGGCTAAAAAGAAACCGGCCTTTCCCCAGCAACACGGCTTGCTCATTCTGAACAAACCCCAGGGACCGACCTCCTACGGCTGTCTGGACCAGATCAAACGCCATCTCGGACAGCGCAAGATCGGCCACGCTGGGACTCTCGACCCCATGGCCAGCGGGGTCCTGGTTGTATTGCTCGGGCAAGCCACCAAACTCGCCTCCTATATCAGCGGCGGGGACAAAATATACCGCGGTCACCTGCGTATCGGCCTGGCAACCGATACGTACGACATCGAAGGGGCCGTGGAACACCAATTTCCCTGGGAACACATAACACCTGAGGATGTAGGCAAGACGGTCGCCGAATGGCGCGATCTCCTGGAACAGGAGGTCCCAGCGTATTCGGCGGCCAAACACAAGGGCAAACCACTGTACGAACTCAAGCGTACCGGGCAGGAAGTGCCGGTGAAGACCAAGCCGGTGGAGATCTTTGACGCCCAGGTCCTTGACATTGCCCTGCCGGATGTCCAATTTCGGGTCTCGTGTTCCCAAGGAACGTACGTGCGCTCCCTGGCCCACAGCCTGGGGAAGCGACTTGGCTGCGGCGCGACGCTTACCGCCCTGGTCCGGGAATTCAGCCATCCGTTCGCTCTCGAACAGGCCTATTCGCTAGAAGAGGTCCTCGGCGAACCGGACTCTCTGGCTGAGAAGATCCTGCCTCTGGACAAATGCCTGCCGCACTGGCCCTCGTTGCCTCTGGACGGAAGCCAAGCCCGGGAAGTCCAAAATGGGACTCGTTTGCTCGTCCGGGACGTGACAGCCGATTTTGCTGTCCACCCGGGGGACCGGGCCCAGTTTGTTGACGCCACAGGGCGTTTATTGGCGCTTGTCGAGGCCAAATGGGAAGGACCAGTACTGGTCTGGACAATCCTGCGCGGGTTCCAGCCGCCCAAAAAACATGACGTCGCGCCCGAACGAACAAACCACGAGTAG
- a CDS encoding DHH family phosphoesterase has translation MSTPLRLVTQTLTQADTFLIVSHAHPDGDAIGASAALGWLLQRLGKEVILYNESGLPEQFDWLTLPDRVATELPPKPPQVVVVLDCGDSSRVHTDGSFPFAESTVVNIDHHLGNPEFGDINWVEPHRSSVGEMIGLLAQACGVSLSGALGECVYLAMITDTGSFGFSNTGSDTLRLAADIVEAGIDPSRIQARLQTQLTLARVHLHGLALQQARTYAGGRLAVVSTSQEMFAATNTTAADCEGLVTAMRNIKGVLAGISLRETPEGQIKFSLRSWGETDVRSIAAAFSGGGHRNAAGGHLDGPLDTAEAQLITHIKNAWGLDEGRNTVYG, from the coding sequence ATGAGCACCCCACTCCGGTTGGTGACCCAGACACTGACCCAAGCTGACACATTTCTGATTGTCTCCCACGCCCATCCGGATGGGGACGCCATTGGTGCTTCCGCCGCCCTGGGCTGGCTGTTGCAACGGCTTGGCAAAGAGGTCATCCTGTATAACGAATCGGGATTGCCGGAACAATTCGATTGGCTGACTCTGCCCGATCGGGTGGCGACCGAACTGCCGCCCAAGCCGCCCCAGGTCGTAGTGGTCCTCGATTGTGGAGACAGCTCCCGGGTCCATACTGACGGCAGTTTTCCCTTTGCCGAGTCCACGGTCGTCAACATCGACCACCACCTTGGCAACCCGGAATTCGGAGATATCAACTGGGTCGAACCCCACCGTTCCTCGGTCGGGGAAATGATCGGCCTGCTGGCGCAAGCCTGCGGAGTCTCCCTCAGCGGCGCTCTTGGCGAATGTGTCTATCTGGCCATGATCACGGACACCGGTTCTTTCGGCTTCAGCAATACCGGATCTGACACGTTGCGCCTGGCCGCGGATATTGTAGAGGCTGGAATAGATCCCTCGCGGATTCAGGCCCGGTTGCAAACCCAATTGACCCTGGCCAGGGTGCACCTCCACGGACTGGCTTTGCAACAGGCTCGGACTTACGCTGGGGGACGTCTGGCTGTGGTCAGCACGAGCCAGGAGATGTTCGCGGCCACGAACACGACAGCCGCGGACTGCGAAGGTTTGGTCACGGCCATGCGCAACATCAAGGGGGTCTTGGCGGGCATCAGCCTCCGGGAAACTCCGGAGGGACAAATCAAATTCAGTTTGCGCTCCTGGGGCGAGACTGACGTGCGCTCCATTGCCGCCGCATTCTCAGGCGGCGGCCACCGCAACGCTGCCGGCGGCCATCTCGACGGCCCCCTGGACACTGCTGAGGCCCAACTGATCACCCACATCAAAAACGCCTGGGGACTCGACGAAGGACGGAATACTGTTTATGGCTAA
- the rbfA gene encoding 30S ribosome-binding factor RbfA, producing MHRGTTRRAQRMGDTIMREIGHLLVEEAKDPRLQLVTISGVRMNRNLQVAEVLFTHPEGRDKEQEIITALESASGFLRTALGKRLRLRFVPQLRFTWDTFLEDMVYEHPTPVGDPDTDPS from the coding sequence ATGCATCGAGGGACAACCCGCCGCGCCCAGCGCATGGGCGATACCATCATGCGTGAAATCGGGCACCTGCTCGTTGAAGAAGCCAAGGACCCGCGCCTGCAATTGGTGACCATTAGCGGTGTGCGAATGAACCGGAACCTGCAGGTCGCCGAGGTCCTGTTCACGCACCCCGAAGGACGGGACAAGGAACAGGAGATCATTACCGCCCTGGAATCGGCCAGCGGATTTCTGCGCACCGCTCTTGGCAAACGATTGCGGCTTCGCTTTGTCCCGCAACTCCGTTTCACCTGGGATACGTTCCTTGAGGATATGGTCTATGAGCACCCCACTCCGGTTGGTGACCCAGACACTGACCCAAGCTGA
- a CDS encoding DUF503 domain-containing protein: MHIGLLSIEFYLHGIGSLKDKRRIANSLKQKLRNKFNVAVAEIDTQHSHTWLKLEILTLANERARVESVLNKALAMVEAISDEEITDVHTDIFGV, translated from the coding sequence ATGCATATAGGCCTTCTCAGCATTGAATTTTATCTGCACGGCATCGGCTCGCTCAAGGATAAGCGTCGCATTGCCAACAGCTTGAAACAGAAGTTGCGCAACAAATTCAATGTCGCCGTAGCCGAAATCGACACCCAGCACAGCCACACCTGGCTGAAACTGGAGATATTGACCCTGGCCAATGAACGCGCTCGCGTCGAAAGCGTTCTGAACAAGGCCCTGGCTATGGTCGAGGCCATCTCTGACGAAGAGATCACCGACGTGCACACCGATATATTTGGAGTCTAA
- the infB gene encoding translation initiation factor IF-2 has protein sequence MTTKMRVRELSNELGLSNKELLHLLRELGIQVKSHMSGLSDDEVDQVRQRFHAGSQSQDSVQKRTTRSGVIVRRRRRAAKSESEPEPQPAEEPEAEPEAAAEAAAAEPQPEPAPTARIVEPPHADEEPEEGEPEAEEPEAEEPQHPEETTQAEPAQDTGVAQEPQETEETIQEQPAEDSEEPSETEAGKKKKKKRKKKPESPAVKVISKPEVTAEEPAPSPAPAEAADTEAASKKKKKKDKRVVDFSSTPAEAEPQDKRKASTQWKKKKSAGVKDKTGGKERRPGRKRQQQGGKAEPVRPTTQPTKASKRKIKIDEAIRLGDLARQLGVKVQELIKSLMQLGIMATINQSLDIETATVLAEEFGYEVEKVGFSEDEFILPKEEDNPEALEPRWPVVTIMGHVDHGKTSLLDAIRESKITTKEAGGITQHIGAYYVGTDRGELVFLDTPGHEAFTAMRARGAQVTDIVILVVAADDGVMDQTREAINHSKAAGVPLIVAVNKMDKENADPERVKRELAEFDLVPEEWGGDTIYAYVSAKSHSGLDDLLEMVLLQAEVQELKANPAKRARGHIVEAKLDKGRGAVGTVLVQEGTLHHGDAFVCGLYHGKVRALFNDRGKNIKSAGPSMPVEVQGFDGVPEAGDEFVAVQDDKVARRIAEERQTKQREKDLAKETKVTLESFMAAKADEEVKSLNLVIKADVQGSLEACIEAVRKLSTDEVKVEIIHGGTGSISESDIMLASASSAVLIGFNVRPTARIKDIAEQEKVDIRFYDVIYQMVNEVKDAMAGMLAPVVKEVYLGQAEVRDTFSVPKVGTVAGCMVVDGKLQRNAHTRLLRDGVVIYTGKIDSLKRFKDDAKEVQKGFECGVGLENFNDIKSGDIIEAFEEVQEKATLD, from the coding sequence ATGACAACTAAAATGCGCGTGAGAGAATTGTCCAACGAATTGGGCCTCTCCAATAAGGAACTTCTCCACCTGCTCAGAGAACTGGGCATTCAGGTCAAAAGCCATATGAGCGGGCTTTCAGATGACGAGGTGGATCAGGTGCGCCAACGTTTCCACGCAGGCAGCCAGAGCCAGGATTCGGTGCAAAAACGGACTACCCGCTCCGGGGTCATCGTGCGCCGCAGACGGCGCGCTGCGAAAAGCGAATCCGAGCCCGAGCCGCAACCGGCCGAAGAGCCGGAGGCCGAACCGGAAGCCGCGGCAGAGGCCGCGGCAGCGGAACCCCAGCCCGAACCCGCTCCCACCGCCCGGATTGTCGAACCGCCGCATGCGGACGAAGAGCCCGAGGAAGGTGAACCGGAAGCTGAAGAACCGGAAGCTGAGGAGCCCCAACACCCGGAGGAGACGACTCAGGCGGAACCTGCACAGGACACTGGCGTAGCCCAGGAGCCTCAGGAGACCGAAGAGACCATTCAGGAGCAGCCCGCCGAGGACTCAGAAGAGCCCTCTGAGACGGAAGCCGGGAAAAAGAAGAAGAAAAAGCGGAAAAAGAAACCGGAATCGCCGGCAGTCAAGGTCATCTCCAAACCCGAGGTCACCGCTGAAGAGCCGGCACCAAGCCCTGCTCCTGCCGAGGCAGCCGATACCGAGGCCGCTTCAAAGAAGAAAAAGAAAAAAGACAAGCGGGTAGTCGATTTCAGCAGCACGCCTGCCGAAGCCGAACCGCAAGACAAACGCAAGGCCTCGACCCAGTGGAAGAAAAAGAAAAGCGCCGGGGTCAAGGACAAAACCGGAGGCAAGGAACGTCGCCCGGGGCGCAAGCGTCAGCAGCAAGGCGGCAAGGCAGAACCGGTTCGCCCCACGACCCAGCCGACCAAGGCCTCAAAGCGTAAAATCAAGATCGACGAAGCCATCCGTTTGGGCGACTTGGCCAGGCAGCTGGGCGTCAAGGTGCAGGAACTGATCAAGTCCCTGATGCAACTCGGCATCATGGCCACTATCAACCAATCCTTGGATATCGAGACCGCCACAGTCCTGGCTGAAGAATTCGGCTACGAAGTCGAAAAGGTCGGTTTTTCGGAAGATGAATTCATCCTGCCCAAGGAAGAAGACAACCCCGAAGCTCTTGAACCACGCTGGCCGGTGGTCACCATCATGGGCCACGTCGACCACGGTAAAACCTCGCTTTTGGACGCCATCCGAGAGTCCAAGATCACGACAAAAGAGGCCGGCGGCATCACCCAGCATATCGGGGCCTATTATGTCGGCACGGATCGCGGCGAACTTGTCTTCCTTGATACGCCCGGCCACGAAGCTTTCACGGCCATGCGGGCCCGCGGAGCGCAGGTCACGGATATCGTCATCCTCGTGGTCGCCGCTGACGACGGGGTCATGGACCAGACCCGTGAGGCCATCAACCACTCCAAGGCCGCTGGCGTTCCGCTTATTGTAGCGGTCAACAAGATGGACAAAGAAAACGCCGACCCCGAGCGCGTCAAGCGCGAACTCGCCGAGTTCGATCTGGTCCCTGAGGAATGGGGCGGCGACACCATTTACGCCTATGTCTCGGCCAAGTCCCACTCCGGTCTCGACGATTTGCTCGAGATGGTTCTCCTGCAGGCCGAGGTCCAGGAACTCAAGGCCAACCCCGCCAAACGGGCCCGGGGCCACATTGTCGAGGCCAAACTCGATAAGGGGCGCGGCGCGGTCGGGACTGTCCTGGTCCAGGAAGGGACCCTGCATCACGGCGACGCCTTTGTCTGCGGTCTTTACCACGGGAAAGTCCGGGCCTTGTTCAACGACCGGGGCAAGAACATCAAATCAGCCGGCCCCTCCATGCCGGTTGAGGTCCAGGGATTTGACGGCGTCCCCGAGGCTGGCGACGAATTCGTGGCCGTGCAGGACGACAAGGTTGCCCGGCGCATTGCCGAAGAACGGCAAACGAAGCAGCGGGAAAAGGACTTGGCCAAGGAAACCAAGGTGACTTTGGAAAGCTTCATGGCCGCCAAGGCCGACGAAGAGGTCAAATCCCTGAACCTGGTCATCAAAGCCGACGTCCAGGGTTCCTTGGAGGCCTGCATCGAGGCGGTTCGCAAATTGAGCACCGACGAGGTCAAAGTGGAAATCATCCACGGCGGTACCGGGTCCATTTCCGAATCGGACATCATGCTCGCCTCGGCCTCCTCCGCCGTCCTGATCGGCTTCAACGTCCGTCCCACGGCACGGATCAAGGATATCGCCGAGCAGGAAAAAGTGGACATCCGCTTCTATGACGTCATCTATCAGATGGTCAACGAAGTAAAAGACGCCATGGCCGGCATGCTGGCCCCGGTGGTCAAGGAGGTCTACCTTGGTCAGGCCGAAGTCCGGGACACCTTCAGTGTGCCCAAGGTGGGCACTGTGGCCGGTTGCATGGTCGTGGACGGCAAACTCCAACGCAACGCCCACACACGGCTGTTGCGCGATGGAGTGGTCATCTACACCGGCAAAATCGATTCTTTGAAACGCTTCAAAGACGACGCCAAGGAAGTCCAGAAAGGCTTCGAATGCGGTGTCGGCCTGGAGAATTTCAACGACATCAAATCCGGCGACATCATCGAGGCTTTCGAAGAGGTCCAGGAAAAAGCGACCCTGGATTAG
- a CDS encoding YlxR family protein: MQNQPVNHSRQHGHQPERMCVICRRRFAKHQLHRLVASADCDRLLDDPKQTRPGRGYYICPDPACQKRISKFRGWRKKCKGGRHDN; the protein is encoded by the coding sequence ATGCAAAACCAGCCCGTGAACCATTCACGACAACACGGCCACCAGCCAGAACGCATGTGTGTCATCTGTAGGCGCCGTTTCGCCAAACATCAGTTGCACCGGCTAGTGGCCTCAGCGGACTGCGACCGCCTGCTTGACGATCCGAAACAGACCAGGCCTGGGCGTGGATATTATATCTGCCCAGACCCGGCCTGCCAAAAACGAATTTCCAAATTCCGGGGCTGGCGGAAGAAGTGCAAGGGGGGACGGCATGACAACTAA
- the nusA gene encoding transcription termination factor NusA — protein MSMELKKAIDQISKDRGIDRDLLIDTLEEAVRSSVNKKFKNKLDIEVSFDEEAGDIEVYQFKVVVEEVDDPNTEISLDEARIEDPNVQLEDELGFRMEISDLGRIAAQSAKQVIIQRMRDAEQEIIYEEYKDRRGEIISGIIQRRDRAGWIINLGRTEAILPKQEQIPRERFRRGDRVQGYIIDVRKEGRGPQIVVSRSHPDYMAALFKREVPEVGDGTVTIMGVARDPGKRAKVAVLSQDSDVDPVGACVGVRGSRIQNIVQEFKGERIDIVVWNHDVATYAMNALSPAKISRMTVDDVEKTLEVVVPDDQLTLAIGRKGQNVKLASKLLGWKIDIITESRYGADPSDQADLEQAEHVTGIPTDHFVQAGLGSLDALREASDEQLAAVDGMDTSKMADLRAALNLLAPNRDTREDDGIQASTADAPSHDTVVAPDDSTE, from the coding sequence ATGAGTATGGAATTAAAAAAAGCTATTGATCAGATCAGCAAGGACCGGGGCATCGATCGCGATTTGCTCATCGACACCCTGGAAGAAGCGGTCCGGTCCTCTGTAAATAAAAAATTCAAAAACAAATTGGACATCGAAGTCTCGTTTGATGAAGAGGCTGGGGACATCGAAGTCTATCAATTCAAGGTTGTTGTCGAGGAAGTTGACGACCCGAATACCGAGATTTCGCTGGACGAAGCCCGCATCGAAGATCCCAATGTCCAGTTGGAAGACGAACTCGGCTTCCGCATGGAAATTTCCGACTTGGGGCGTATCGCCGCCCAATCGGCCAAGCAGGTTATCATCCAGCGCATGCGCGACGCCGAGCAGGAAATCATCTACGAGGAATACAAGGACCGCCGCGGAGAGATCATCAGCGGCATCATCCAGCGCCGCGACCGGGCGGGATGGATCATCAACCTCGGGCGCACCGAGGCCATCCTCCCCAAGCAGGAACAGATCCCGCGCGAACGGTTCCGGCGTGGCGACCGGGTCCAAGGGTATATCATCGATGTCCGCAAGGAAGGCCGTGGTCCTCAGATCGTGGTCTCCCGCTCCCACCCCGACTACATGGCGGCGTTGTTCAAACGCGAAGTGCCGGAGGTCGGCGACGGGACCGTGACCATCATGGGCGTCGCCCGCGATCCGGGCAAGCGGGCCAAAGTGGCTGTGCTTTCTCAGGATTCCGATGTCGACCCCGTGGGCGCCTGCGTCGGTGTCCGGGGATCCCGGATTCAGAACATCGTTCAGGAATTCAAGGGAGAACGGATCGATATCGTGGTCTGGAACCACGATGTGGCCACCTACGCCATGAACGCCCTTTCCCCGGCAAAAATTTCCCGGATGACCGTCGACGATGTCGAAAAAACCCTGGAAGTCGTCGTGCCAGACGACCAATTGACCTTGGCCATTGGCCGCAAGGGGCAGAACGTCAAGCTGGCTTCCAAACTTCTGGGGTGGAAGATCGATATCATCACGGAAAGCCGCTACGGGGCGGACCCGAGCGATCAGGCCGATCTCGAACAGGCAGAACATGTGACCGGGATTCCGACGGACCATTTTGTACAGGCGGGCCTGGGCAGCTTGGACGCCTTACGCGAGGCCAGCGACGAGCAATTGGCGGCCGTAGACGGCATGGACACGTCCAAAATGGCTGACTTGCGGGCCGCGCTGAATCTGCTGGCCCCGAATCGGGACACGCGTGAGGACGACGGAATCCAGGCCTCCACTGCCGACGCGCCCAGCCACGATACTGTTGTGGCCCCGGACGACAGCACCGAATAA
- the rimP gene encoding ribosome maturation factor RimP: MHEKLYERLSELIKPLAASCGLDVWGMEIPASRGGVLRVYVDSPNGVSIDQCATLSRHISVTLDVEDPLPGPYTLEVSSPGLERPFFTVSQLPPYIGQPVALKLQAPMQGRKKWRGVLIEAEGDHLTLDVDGVEHVFAWEDVEKARLVFQEPPASGK, from the coding sequence ATGCACGAAAAATTATACGAACGCCTGAGTGAACTCATCAAGCCCCTGGCTGCCTCCTGCGGCCTGGACGTGTGGGGGATGGAAATCCCGGCCTCCCGGGGCGGGGTGTTGCGCGTGTACGTTGACAGCCCCAACGGGGTCTCTATTGATCAGTGCGCGACCTTGAGCCGCCACATCAGTGTCACCCTCGACGTCGAAGATCCCTTGCCGGGTCCGTATACCCTTGAAGTCTCCTCTCCGGGGCTCGAACGTCCCTTTTTCACCGTCTCGCAATTGCCTCCCTATATTGGACAGCCTGTCGCCCTCAAGCTCCAAGCTCCCATGCAAGGCCGCAAAAAATGGCGGGGCGTGTTGATCGAAGCCGAAGGGGACCATCTTACCCTTGATGTCGATGGTGTCGAACACGTGTTCGCCTGGGAAGATGTGGAAAAGGCCCGTCTCGTTTTTCAGGAGCCCCCCGCGTCGGGGAAATAA
- a CDS encoding NAD(+)/NADH kinase — protein sequence MQHPVHALLLVTKPGQDDAQQTAREVQLWLREREVRTLLVENSLDQDNLDLNGFVPDAALVLGGDGTLLAVARKLRRHQIPLLGINLGHVGFLTEVEEEDWHPSLEQLLAQQGRISQRMALEFEVKRGDRTIHSGWALNDVVVNRGRIARLIGLDISIDSQPVGPIRADGIVVATPTGTTAYAVSAGGPLVHPELEAICMTPICPFMSHIRPMVLDAGHRIRIDITSHSAEACLTLDGQVGFDLLPGDAIHLQRSAFDARFINLHPKAYLDKLRSKGYF from the coding sequence ATGCAACACCCTGTACACGCCTTACTTCTGGTGACCAAGCCTGGTCAGGACGACGCGCAGCAAACCGCCCGGGAGGTCCAGCTCTGGCTTCGCGAAAGAGAAGTGCGCACCTTGCTGGTCGAAAATTCCTTGGACCAGGACAATCTGGATCTCAACGGTTTTGTTCCGGATGCCGCCCTGGTGCTCGGCGGTGACGGCACTCTGCTGGCCGTAGCCCGAAAGCTACGCCGCCATCAGATCCCTTTGCTGGGGATCAATCTCGGTCACGTCGGCTTTTTGACTGAAGTCGAAGAAGAGGACTGGCACCCTTCACTGGAACAATTGCTTGCCCAGCAGGGGCGGATCTCGCAGCGCATGGCCCTGGAATTTGAAGTCAAGCGCGGCGACCGGACCATCCACAGCGGCTGGGCCCTGAACGACGTGGTCGTCAACAGGGGGCGTATCGCCAGGTTGATAGGGCTGGACATTTCCATTGACAGCCAGCCCGTCGGGCCGATTCGGGCCGACGGGATCGTGGTGGCCACCCCGACGGGAACCACGGCCTATGCCGTTTCCGCCGGCGGCCCCCTGGTCCACCCCGAATTGGAAGCGATCTGCATGACCCCGATCTGTCCCTTTATGAGTCATATCCGGCCGATGGTGCTCGACGCTGGGCACCGTATCCGTATTGATATCACTTCCCACAGCGCGGAGGCCTGTTTGACCCTGGACGGTCAGGTCGGTTTCGACCTTTTGCCCGGGGACGCCATCCATCTCCAGCGCTCCGCATTTGATGCCCGGTTTATCAACCTGCACCCCAAAGCCTATTTGGACAAGCTGCGCTCGAAAGGGTATTTTTAA
- a CDS encoding ARMT1-like domain-containing protein — MPELPSFSSVLELRYGRDPYLDAWLLHFMIENHLEYFTKPEENASLEQLRFMVVLDEGQVFAPCSDEMLRELLQNDLSERLLSEYRSVWRALVRLIHDHVPDPYLRKRVAALCRHKFRQSLHASFTIPSRLLKQLLTIFLAQTAVEDPLREHKQLWNRRAQDFIDSPDLNETLNACPSALMGCAHISELRWQLDRLELRRLLCLATWETIWRTPDCSEAPLQQDNLQAVCPEADDLLAEVFGPARREPMKILYLPHDSGGIIFDLLIIRTLLQQRHRVILALKEGFDFYSPTFWDIEHDQVLAQALEGAHFLNNSQVTKNELLKVQRENQFVVISDGTRERLNLYRTSVTFARAWKESDLVMARGIPNYRRLVGNGHALSRDVLCFYRQNGEPLQLVHKPKSDSAFKFTESQLLELSEGIIRSMRQAKSRGKSVMFYSAIIGSLPGQTRKALEILNTFVAYLRQRLENTLIINPAEYFEHGMDADDLMYMWERVQRSGLIDVWRFQTVEDIETSFELMGEKVPAAWSGKDATYSTGCTKEMHIALDVQQQHPELQIIGPNPEKFFRRREYGVGKFFDARINASIGR, encoded by the coding sequence ATGCCTGAACTCCCCTCGTTTTCTTCTGTGTTGGAACTGCGCTACGGCCGGGATCCGTACCTGGATGCTTGGCTTTTGCATTTCATGATCGAAAACCACCTGGAATATTTTACAAAACCAGAAGAGAACGCGTCGCTTGAACAATTGCGGTTCATGGTTGTCCTGGATGAAGGACAGGTGTTCGCTCCCTGCTCCGACGAAATGCTTCGGGAGCTTTTGCAAAACGACCTCTCCGAACGGTTGCTCTCAGAGTATCGCTCTGTGTGGCGGGCGCTAGTCCGCTTGATCCATGACCACGTTCCGGACCCCTATTTGCGCAAACGAGTGGCTGCCTTGTGTCGCCATAAATTTCGCCAGTCCCTGCACGCCTCGTTTACTATCCCCTCGCGCCTTCTCAAGCAGTTGTTGACGATTTTCCTGGCCCAGACCGCGGTCGAGGACCCTCTTCGCGAACACAAACAGCTTTGGAACCGACGAGCACAGGACTTTATCGACAGTCCTGATTTGAATGAAACCCTCAATGCCTGCCCGTCAGCCTTGATGGGCTGCGCGCATATTTCCGAATTGCGCTGGCAATTGGACCGCCTGGAATTGCGACGCCTGCTGTGCCTGGCGACATGGGAGACGATCTGGCGGACCCCGGATTGCAGTGAAGCCCCGTTGCAGCAAGACAATCTGCAGGCCGTGTGCCCCGAGGCCGACGACCTTCTGGCCGAGGTTTTCGGCCCGGCGCGCCGGGAACCGATGAAGATTTTGTATCTGCCCCATGACAGCGGCGGGATCATTTTCGATCTGCTGATCATCAGAACCTTGCTGCAGCAACGCCACCGGGTCATTCTAGCGCTCAAGGAAGGCTTTGATTTCTATTCGCCGACGTTTTGGGATATTGAGCACGATCAGGTGTTGGCTCAGGCGCTGGAAGGGGCCCATTTCCTGAACAACAGCCAGGTCACGAAAAACGAACTGCTCAAAGTCCAGCGGGAGAACCAGTTTGTGGTCATCTCCGACGGCACCCGCGAACGCCTCAATCTCTACCGTACCAGTGTCACCTTTGCCCGGGCCTGGAAGGAATCCGACCTGGTCATGGCTCGCGGCATTCCCAATTATCGTCGTCTGGTGGGCAACGGCCACGCTTTGAGCCGGGACGTGCTCTGCTTTTACCGCCAAAACGGCGAGCCGCTCCAATTGGTCCATAAACCGAAAAGCGATTCGGCTTTCAAGTTTACGGAATCGCAGCTTTTAGAACTCAGCGAAGGGATCATCCGGAGCATGCGTCAGGCCAAATCCCGCGGCAAGTCGGTCATGTTTTACAGCGCCATTATCGGGAGTCTTCCCGGGCAGACCCGCAAGGCGTTGGAGATCTTGAACACCTTTGTGGCCTACTTGCGCCAGCGTCTGGAAAATACTCTGATCATCAATCCAGCCGAGTACTTCGAGCACGGCATGGACGCCGATGATTTGATGTATATGTGGGAACGGGTGCAGCGTAGCGGACTTATTGATGTCTGGCGCTTTCAGACTGTGGAAGATATCGAGACGAGTTTTGAACTCATGGGTGAGAAAGTCCCGGCGGCCTGGAGCGGCAAGGACGCCACCTATTCCACGGGGTGCACCAAGGAAATGCACATCGCCTTGGACGTGCAACAACAGCATCCGGAGCTGCAGATCATCGGCCCCAATCCGGAGAAGTTTTTTCGGCGGCGGGAATACGGCGTGGGAAAATTCTTCGATGCCCGGATCAACGCCTCGATCGGTCGCTAA